The Helianthus annuus cultivar XRQ/B chromosome 16, HanXRQr2.0-SUNRISE, whole genome shotgun sequence genome includes a window with the following:
- the LOC110919583 gene encoding putative late blight resistance protein homolog R1B-17, producing MAEAAVEFLLNNLKQLLAYNADLISSIKAHVESMYSDLGLLNTFVKGTSERRSNDSVVEELVRQIRIEVYKAEDIIDKYVSEAYTQKTRVGAAEVINVPDYLVKLRHVGRKIQDIRKHMKEIYDNKPFANDFFSRTEETIPRSLPCVDEENVFGFEKEAKKVVGCLKAETKELEVISVMGMGGVGKTTLAKKVYNDEDIQCNFPVRSWVYVSQVFNLKEVFLSILYDVTQVSRDASQWSVDTLAKELNRQLNDETYLIVLDDIWTKHAWDELKMAFPSNENGSRILITSRNKDVAIHANTSLGDPYQLRFLTDAESWELLKKKVFPKGTRCSRELENLGKQIARKCYGLPLAIVVIAGILKKMDKAPSSWEKVEKNVTTIEPKQCMEVLELSYKHLPYHLKACFLHFGVFPEDFEIPVRKLIHMWVAEGFIQPTRNTSLEEIAEENLLDLVDRNLVLIEQRRANGGIKTCRIHGMLHDMCVKKAEEENFFKEIKSLEQCIYKAVDLNVFRRVSVYSLASDCISSKHDYSHVRSFLCYGREKTVLNPSQIKCFSESFNLLRVLDAAPITFAMFPSAKLIHLRYIALSGTFNVLPEAVSNLWNLQTLIVNTTNCRNIEVKTDIWKLLQLRHVYTSAASVFPTSSSSSRKGGKDPLVNQNLITMSKVSPDSCTDEILVRTPNLQKLGVCGKLALLMEMKNGKCKFDNITGLRRLDKLKLVNYTYPISPFNVNAKLHALPNSLKFPPMLKKLTLSDTVLKWEQISVLGKLHGLEVLKLG from the coding sequence ATGGCGGAAGCAGCTGTGGAATTCCTGCTGAATAATCTCAAACAACTTCTGGCTTACAACGCCGATTTGATTTCAAGCATCAAAGCCCATGTCGAGTCTATGTACAGCGATCTGGGTCTACTGAATACTTTTGTCAAGGGAACGAGCGAGAGAAGGAGCAACGACTCCGTGGTCGAAGAACTCGTCAGACAAATCAGAATCGAAGTCTATAAAGCCGAAGACATTATTGACAAGTACGTCTCCGAAGCATACACCCAAAAAACACGAGTCGGTGCTGCAGAAGTCATCAACGTCCCAGATTACCTCGTTAAACTTAGACACGTCGGAAGGAAAATTCAAGATATAAGGAAGCACATGAAGGAGATCTACGACAACAAACCGTTTGCAAACGACTTTTTCAGTAGGACAGAAGAAACAATTCCTAGGTCTCTTCCATGTGTGGACGAGGAGAACGTTTTCGGCTTTGAGAAAGAAGCTAAAAAGGTTGTTGGGTGTCTCAAAGCAGAGACAAAGGAGCTTGAGGTGATTTCCGTCATGGGTATGGGCGGCGTGGGTAAAACCACTCTTGCTAAGAAAGTCTACAATGACGAGGACATTCAATGCAACTTTCCTGTTCGTTCCTGGGTTTATGTTTCACAAGTTTTTAATCTAAAAGAGGTGTTTCTTAGTATTTTGTACGATGTTACTCAAGTAAGCAGAGACGCATCACAATGGAGTGTCGACACCTTAGCCAAGGAGCTTAATAGACAACTGAATGATGAAACGTATCTAATTGTATTAGATGATATTTGGACCAAACATGCATGGGATGAATTGAAAATGGCATTTCCCAGCAATGAAAACGGGAGTCGGATCTTGATAACGAGTCGGAACAAAGATGTTGCAATACACGCAAACACAAGTCTCGGAGATCCGTATCAACTTCGATTTCTTACGGATGCAGAAAGTTGGGAGCTTTTAAAGAAGAAAGTTTTCCCCAAAGGAACCCGTTGCTCCAGAGAATTAGAGAATTTAGGGAAGCAAATTGCAAGAAAATGTTATGGGTTACCTCTTGCGATTGTGGTCATTGCGGGAATTCTAAAAAAGATGGATAAGGCGCCTAGTTCATGGGAGAAAGTTGAGAAAAATGTGACTACTATCGAACCCAAGCAATGTATGGAGGTATTAGAATTAAGTTATAAGCACTTACCTTATCATCTGAAAGCTTGTTTTCTACACTTTGGTGTTTTCCCAGAAGATTTTGAGATACCAGTGAGGAAATTAATTCATATGTGGGTAGCTGAGGGGTTTATTCAGCCAACTAGAAACACAAGCCTAGAAGAAATAGCTGAAGAGAACTTGCTAGATCTTGTGGATCGGAACTTGGTTTTGATTGAACAGAGAAGGGCTAATGGTGGGATAAAAACATGTCGAATTCATGGTATGTTGCATGATATGTGTGTTAAAAAAGCCGAGGAAGAAAACTTTTTTAAAGAAATCAAAAGTTTGGAACAATGTATTTATAAAGCCGTTGATCTAAACGTCTTTCGTCGTGTTTCGGTTTATTCTCTTGCCTCGGATTGTATTTCGTCAAAGCATGATTATTCACATGTTCGGTCTTTCTTGTGCTATGGTCGGGAAAAAACCGTCTTGAATCCTTCCCAAATAAAATGCTTCTCGGAATCGTTCAATTTGCTTAGAGTTTTGGATGCTGCCCCTATTACTTTCGCTATGTTCCCAAGCGCAAAACTCATCCATTTGAGGTACATTGCTTTGTCTGGCACATTTAATGTTCTTCCCGAAGCCGTCTCGAACCTATGGAACCTACAAACCCTTATAGTCAACACAACAAATTGTCGTAATATTGAGGTGAAAACGGATATATGGAAGTTGTTACAGTTGAGACATGTTTACACAAGTGCAGCTAGTGTTTTCCCGACCTCATCTTCAAGCTCACGAAAGGGTGGTAAAGACCCTTTGGTTAACCAAAACCTGATAACCATGTCTAAAGTTTCACCGGACAGTTGTACCGATGAGATTCTAGTCCGGACACCAAATCTGCAAAAACTCGGTGTTTGTGGGAAATTGGCATTGCTTATGGAAATGAAAAACGGCAAATGCAAGTTTGATAATATTACAGGATTACGCCGTCTAGATAAGCTGAAATTGGTGAACTACACGTACCCGATTTCACCATTCAATGTAAATGCAAAGTTGCATGCTCTTCCCAATAGTTTGAAGTTCCCACCAATGCTAAAGAAACTTACCTTAAGTGACACGGTGCtcaaatgggaacaaatttctgTTCTTGGGAAACTTCACGGGCTTGAGGTTCTTAAACTCGGATAA